One Haemorhous mexicanus isolate bHaeMex1 chromosome 9, bHaeMex1.pri, whole genome shotgun sequence DNA segment encodes these proteins:
- the RGS2 gene encoding regulator of G-protein signaling 2, whose amino-acid sequence MQSALLLAVRHDGRMERGGRRRSEPEEADKGRMKRTIIKDWKTRLSYFLQNSSNFNKRKSKKAGKHRNYFRPSPEEVQLWSEAFDELLANKYGLAAFRAFLKSEFCEENIEFWLACEDFKKTKSPQKLTLKAKKIYNDFIEKEAPKEINIDFQTKNMIAQNMQEATHTCFSVAQKRVYSLMENNSYPRFLESEFYQELCKKTPISRAAQGT is encoded by the exons ATGCAGAGCGCGCTGCTGCTGGCGGTGCGGCACGACGGGCGCATGGAGcggggcggccgccgccgcagcGAGCCGGAGGAGGCCGACAAGGGCAGGATGAAGAGAACGAT cATTAAAGATTGGAAAACGAGATTGAGCTACTTCCTGCAGAACTCTTCCAACTTTAACAAAAGGAAGTCTAAGAAGGCAGGGAAACACCGCAACTACTTCAG ACCTTCACCTGAAGAAGTGCAGCTGTGGTCAGAAGCCTTTGATGAACTGCTTGCTAACAAAT aTGGTCTTGCTGCTTTCCGAGCTTTTTTAAAGTCTGAGTTTTGTGAAGAGAACATTGAGTTCTGGTTGGCCTGTGAGGACTTCAAGAAAACGAAATCACCCCAAAAGCTGACattgaaagcaaagaaaatctaCAATGACTTCATTGAAAAGGAGGCTCCCAAAGAG ATAAACATAGACTTCCAGACCAAGAACATGATCGCGCAGAACATGCAGGAAGCCACCCATACCTGCTTCAGCGTGGCACAGAAGAGAGTTTACAGCTTAATGGAGAATAACTCCTACCCACGGTTTTTGGAATCTGAATTCTACCAGGAACTGTGCAAGAAGACACCTATtagcagagcagcccagggcacatga